One region of Pseudoalteromonas galatheae genomic DNA includes:
- a CDS encoding ubiquinone biosynthesis accessory factor UbiJ: MLTSLLGAVLETALNKGLKLSPELKRALSKGQHKVLSVEVRDLHTCLAITYTGINIHVLCPFDGEADCSISADFSTLLELKDPSQLTALIRQDKLDLEGDLSLAQLYSNALAALDIDWAEHLAKYLGDGPAQVVIDTLQNLARRAKQDGQVAKTTLTELCQDELKVAPHPLEFQQFKQQVRALNNQAESLNQRLNALLQQNKGN, from the coding sequence GTGTTAACTTCATTGCTTGGCGCCGTGCTTGAAACGGCTTTAAACAAAGGTCTAAAACTCTCACCTGAGCTAAAGCGTGCACTAAGTAAAGGTCAACATAAAGTACTAAGTGTTGAGGTTAGGGATCTGCATACTTGTTTAGCAATAACCTATACCGGCATAAACATTCACGTTTTGTGCCCCTTTGATGGTGAAGCCGACTGTTCAATTAGTGCCGATTTTTCTACCTTGCTTGAACTCAAAGACCCGAGTCAACTCACTGCGCTTATCCGTCAAGATAAGCTCGACCTTGAAGGCGATTTATCACTAGCACAACTATATAGCAACGCCCTAGCAGCACTTGATATTGACTGGGCGGAGCACCTAGCCAAATATCTGGGTGACGGACCAGCACAAGTTGTTATAGATACCTTACAGAATTTAGCACGCCGCGCGAAGCAAGATGGGCAAGTAGCCAAAACGACACTAACAGAACTATGTCAAGATGAATTGAAGGTTGCACCCCACCCGCTTGAGTTTCAGCAGTTTAAGCAACAAGTGAGAGCGCTAAATAATCAAGCCGAAAGCTTAAATCAGCGCCTCAATGCATTACTTCAGCAGAACAAAGGAAACTAG
- a CDS encoding GGDEF domain-containing protein, with the protein MMFHDPMAVAQEKMTQVCLFLEQHHLPPTPLNYQVAYTHISATNKDLDCAINKAIKAHTKIDCVFIEQLYYQFLDQGQKTQSELLEGVDSLVTELHENAESSQKQVIRFAQQVSQCVHNLDEHNILKSKRALSTLTKQTELLLKQHKQFKQALIKSRLDYERNQKLLLDLRKQHLLDPQTGLYKRHYLHQKVSLWQSQQKSVCALSIQVDNLDEFSVRFGDVVGEVVLNRIANNIKRYVVESGLPGRTGKKEFTVILADVDLETASVIADKVRKGVERLKFVSAKGKIPLPDVSLALGIAQLAPEQDFNVLAKRAGYAAQKAHSLGQHCYISH; encoded by the coding sequence CCTTTAAATTACCAAGTCGCTTATACCCATATCAGCGCCACGAACAAAGATCTCGACTGTGCCATCAACAAAGCCATCAAAGCACACACAAAAATAGACTGTGTATTCATTGAACAGCTCTACTATCAGTTTTTAGATCAAGGTCAAAAGACACAATCTGAATTACTTGAGGGTGTCGACTCTTTGGTAACTGAATTACACGAAAATGCAGAAAGCTCACAAAAGCAGGTAATTCGCTTTGCCCAGCAAGTCAGTCAATGTGTGCATAATTTAGATGAGCACAACATTCTAAAGAGTAAGCGCGCACTATCAACACTCACCAAACAAACAGAGCTATTGCTAAAACAGCACAAACAATTTAAACAAGCGTTAATAAAATCGCGTTTAGATTATGAACGTAATCAAAAGTTACTACTCGACTTGCGTAAACAACATTTGTTAGACCCACAAACGGGTCTTTATAAGCGCCACTACCTTCATCAAAAAGTGTCTCTATGGCAATCACAGCAAAAATCCGTCTGTGCCCTTTCTATTCAAGTTGATAACCTTGACGAGTTTTCAGTCCGGTTTGGTGATGTTGTGGGCGAAGTGGTGCTTAATCGCATCGCCAATAACATTAAACGCTATGTCGTTGAAAGCGGCTTACCTGGTCGTACGGGGAAAAAAGAGTTCACGGTGATCCTCGCTGACGTAGACTTAGAAACCGCCAGTGTCATCGCTGATAAAGTGCGTAAAGGTGTTGAGCGACTAAAGTTTGTCAGTGCAAAAGGAAAAATTCCATTACCTGATGTATCTCTGGCTCTTGGTATTGCGCAACTCGCGCCAGAGCAAGACTTTAATGTATTAGCAAAACGTGCAGGCTATGCCGCGCAAAAGGCACATTCTCTCGGCCAACATTGCTATATTAGTCACTGA
- the ubiE gene encoding bifunctional demethylmenaquinone methyltransferase/2-methoxy-6-polyprenyl-1,4-benzoquinol methylase UbiE, giving the protein MKESQDNTTHFGYKTVETDKKASMVADVFHSVATKYDIMNDLMSFGIHRLWKRQTIACSGVRAGHKVLDLAGGTGDLTAKFSELVGGKGQVVLGDINNSMLKVGREKLRDLGLVSNIEYVQMNAEMLPFDDNTFDVITIAFGLRNVTDQSKALRSMYRVLKPGGRLLVLEFSKTDNEALAKLYDMYSFTLLPAMGKLVANDSESYRYLAESIRMHPDQETLKSMMDEAGFEQTDYQNMTGGIVALHRGFKF; this is encoded by the coding sequence ATGAAAGAGTCACAAGACAATACTACCCACTTTGGATATAAAACGGTCGAAACAGACAAAAAAGCCTCTATGGTTGCAGACGTATTTCATTCTGTAGCAACAAAGTACGACATTATGAATGACCTGATGTCATTCGGTATCCATCGTTTGTGGAAACGCCAAACCATCGCCTGCTCTGGTGTACGTGCCGGCCATAAAGTGCTTGATCTTGCCGGTGGTACAGGTGATTTAACTGCGAAATTTAGTGAGTTAGTTGGTGGTAAAGGACAAGTCGTTTTAGGCGATATTAACAACTCAATGCTGAAAGTTGGGCGCGAAAAGTTACGTGATTTAGGGCTTGTTAGCAATATCGAGTACGTTCAAATGAATGCTGAAATGCTACCATTTGACGATAATACTTTTGATGTCATCACAATTGCTTTCGGTCTACGTAACGTCACCGATCAAAGTAAAGCACTTCGCTCGATGTACCGAGTGCTTAAACCTGGTGGACGCCTACTGGTCCTTGAATTTTCCAAAACCGACAACGAAGCTCTAGCAAAGCTGTATGATATGTACTCCTTTACACTACTTCCTGCGATGGGTAAGTTGGTAGCGAATGACAGCGAATCTTATCGCTACCTCGCAGAATCTATTCGCATGCACCCAGATCAAGAAACATTAAAATCCATGATGGATGAAGCCGGTTTTGAACAGACTGACTATCAAAATATGACCGGAGGTATTGTTGCCCTTCATCGTGGTTTTAAATTCTAG